From Erigeron canadensis isolate Cc75 chromosome 5, C_canadensis_v1, whole genome shotgun sequence:
GGACAATTATCTTTACTTGCTTCACACCGGAGCTTTTACCTTTTTTAGTTAGGACGACATTGCACGTTAAAAGAATTATCAAActataaaggaaaaaaatttgAGGGTGGTTTGTTATTTGTAATTCATGATTTACCTAGTTCAGATAATGGCATTCTTATAAAAAGATCCTGCCCATTTTCCAAGATCGTTTTGATATCCATCAAGTCACCGAACCATAACAAACATCCACTTCCACCCCCGGTTATATTCTGACTTGTGTAAGCAGTACATGAGCAGTTCCTTTTGCAAACTCGCTCACACTCATTAAGGTTCATGCTCTGGTCAAACCAAGACCATCGTGTATCGGGCAACTTTATGTTTGAATACTTTCTAAACCCTTCCCTAGGCCCACAGTCTAAAGGGGTTGACCGTCTACACCCTTGAAACCAATCAGCCATGCTCCATTGATCTGGCGACTTGGGCTCAAACCCTTTCAAACACCCACAAGCCGGCGAGTTGTTAATGTTACAACTTGCAAAAGAGCCACACAGCCCATATCGGTCACAGTTATCAGTCTGTGGAGTCAAATATACTATCCATTCTTGCCTGCTTTCGATCCATAGTAATCTTTCAAAGCTACCAGTATGCTTAATAACCACTCTTGTAACTACTGAAGTATTTATAAGATCaaaatgataatacatttcTCTTTGATCAAGAACAAACCCATATTTATAAATCGAGTTTGGTCTCAAATTTGGTTCTCCAGAGTACCTAACACCATTCCATGGACCAGCCCGAAATCTGATGTTAGGCCCATCCAAGACCATCATTTGAGGGTATCCTTGGATATCAAGCCACACGGTATACTTACCCAAAGAAGGATCATCTTCTGTTTTCCATGACGTAAAATTCCTTTCAAGCCCTGTAACCAAATCTTTACCGAATTTCATTCCTGGAACAAACGTATCTGTAGGATAATCAAAACTTTGCCATATAGAATTTCCATGATCAGTTTCCTCCCTCACAATGAAGTTACCCGTATCTAAAAGCTGAGCAACGAGCTTCTTCTTCAACGATACCAAAGAGCTCCTGATCGACGACCAAATAACATCACCAGAGGCGTTACGAATCACCAAGATTCCTTGTAAAGTAAGAGACAGCTCTCCTAAGGTGTTGGTGAGTGGTGTGTTCCGGTTAGCCACCCACATAACTGTTCCATATGATATTGTTTTGTACCATATCCCAACGTAACGGTTGGTTGAGTTTTTTGGGCTAAAGAACCCGAGCTCAAATGTTTGTTGAGCTGAAACAATGGTTTGGCCATCTTTTATGGTTTGGCTTGCATTGATAGTGTCTAGTGCTTTAGCACAAACTGCATAAAATAGAACAATGATGCACAACTGAAACATGTTaaatctttgtttgtgtttcaTGGTTGCCGTAGAATTTTGTCAACAAACACCACCTGTGGTGTGAAATTTTATCACTATTAAGCAATAATTATGTTCTTTGCTTAGTGCTTAAttctttatgtttatatatacttacatattttcaaatttGGTCAGTGGAAATTGGAATCATGGCTTTTTCAAAAGCAAATTAAAAAACCTTTTAGTTATCTTTGTCAAAAAAGCACTTCGAACTTTCTATATGGTACATTTGGTTAATTTGTCGTTATGATACTTGACGTTTTTGACTCATCCCATCCTTTTACACGTTTGTTTCTTAGAAATCACGATTTCATTGCTAAGAGTTTTCTCGGGTAAGATAAAAACAAACCGAATAAATGTGAATGagaatttacatttattgacAATGaatctatactattttatatttattaccttataaaatttaaatatctcaagttttagggtttttccctccgaatacttgtaacggctcatggtcaacatatcgttgtctagggtacgtgtaCGTGGaatgtttcaccattatacggtgaggtttccctgatgtcgtGTTCCGactgaatgtttgaaaaaaattatatacctatatataatgtgtatatatatatataatataatataatatctttaatgaaattatttacaacatacattaatacttttacattaattatcacATCACCGTTACTGTCATACCGTCGCATTATACGAGCATATATTTAGCATACATAAGGTTATATTGAAAAATTAGTTATGTTACATATTCGTTTGTTTGTATCCATAGACAAACACAAAATAACTAACTATAGAGATAGGCATCATGATGTAATATCAATGTTACAAAACATCCAAAATACGGAAATAGTGTTCCAACATGTCTAGTGGTGATTCTAGAAACAAAGTCTAATTATAAATTTTCACATAACATATGTTAGTGAATTAAAATTCGTAGCAAACACGAGTTAATTTCATATTCATTCGTTTAGTCAAACAGAttctataaaacaaacaaacatgacGAAATTTATGTCGTATGGTTCATGACTTGGTCATACGTTTACGGtttactagcattgtacccgcacgatgcggcGACATTTGGTGGTGACGGGTGACTAGTGGTAGTGATGGCAGTCGTGGCGGTGACGAACTATTAGCGGTGATGGGTGTAAgtaaataagtaattaatttaatgtaattgatgtaaaggggatagtggagatattttagaagataagggattaatgatataaattaatttatcaagaaataatgataattttgcatttaacacttttatgagagagaaaatgataatctatactatattataaaagaaatagccacttttatttatgaaaatgttgaaaatatgtaatattttcacttagcaccccttaaaatatttccacATACACTACCCcgtaacattaatgattaatttacactaccaatcctttattctttaatatattttcattaaccatttacatcaattatccacaccactcgactccgtctccaccaccaacacttggccccccactacaacggGATTGTCatgaccaccgccgcattgcacgggtaacgtgctagttatTATAAAATAGTGTAGATATTTCATTTacacttttcttttaattaagtACTAGCACGGTATCTGCATAATACGGAGGTGGTCATGACGACAACAATGTGGTAGTAGGGGTGACTTTTGGTGGTGGAGGCAGGCAAACAACTTCGAGttgtgtagataattgatgttaatgtaattgttgtaaagattaatgaagatattttaaaaaataaaagattaataatgtaatttaatcattaatgtcaAAAGTTTAGTATAgatgaaaatatgttaaaaagtactaaatgaaaatattatacCACTTTTCAACCGTTCAAAATataggtttgttttttttattagatattatatagattatagataaacCACTAAATATTTTGGACCCATTTTGTTTGGGGATTTGGGCTATGATTCATATCTAGCTGGgctaaacaaataataaaaccaAACCCATTGCTATATTGTTTGGGCTTCGAGTCATATCTAAATGGGCTAAACATAAAAATCTAAACCCATTTTCCATTTTGGTTCTCTCCTTGTGTCATCTTCATCAGAAATTCAGAATTGATCCTCAAATTAAGGTTAGGTCTTTTTGCCGATTTCTCAAACCCAAACCAATTATATAgatgttttattttctttttgtcttCATTGTATGTATGGTTGTGtgtaataaagtattttatatttgattttttttcctgtaaggatttggtttttgtttaatttccctTTAGGATTCAAacattattaattatagatatatgtgtatgtgtgtgtgtatatatatatatatgtatatgaataataagttttattatttatttagtaaTTATTAACATTCCTGCAGACCCCTTTTGCTAGTTAGTCCTGCTCCATGGGCCTAGATTGTGAATATGAACTAGTAGAATTCCGTTCGATACGGTTGACATGTAGTTGTTGTAATATTGTTGACTGAATGGCTTTAGCTGTGTGTTGGATAGTGTTATTCATATCGTGTATGTCTTTAAAGGAACGTATAATTCGATCAAACATGTTTTCATGGCGTTTTTTGAGTTGTTTTGCACTTAATTTAGATAAAAGGCACAAGATTTTGACtaaacttatgttatatttagatttttccgggtaaaaaaatgttaaaaacttaatctattacccttttttttctgcAGAATTGATCAACCAACTATACGACTAAGTATTTAGGCTCTGACAGATTATAGATCGGTTTGTAGAAACAAGAAAGACGTTTTCTAGTTTCTTTGGTAttgaaaatgaaagaagaagaagtaaaTAGATGTCAAATTCAAGAATGGTATCCAAAGTTCAAGTCTTCGTCTGTGCAAACCTTGTTTCACGAGCTTCCTGAATCTTTTATTAAATATCTTCTAGATGATTCTGGCCCGTTCCTTCTTCCACTTTCTATCTCCAATGACGATGCATTACCCAACCGAATCCATAAacctgaagaagaagaagactaCAGTATCTCTGAACAGCAATCTGATAATGAATCAGAACCGACTCCACAACCACCATCTTTCCCAGAACTTGAAATCCAAATCAGTGAATCTATCGAAAGCCTTGGTGGTGCTATCTTCCCCAAGCTTAACTGGAGCTCCCCTAAAGATTCTGCTTGGATTAGCCCAAATGGGTCTCTCAAATGCACATCCTTTAGTGAAATTGTGCTTTTGCTTAAATCTTCTGACTCATTGGTTCATGATCTCTGTCACGCTTATGATTCTTGCAGTGACTGTAGTATTACCCGACCCACGCGCTTTTTTCTTGCCTTAAGAAAGTGGTACCCGGACCTTCACCCTGAGAGGGAATTTCGTTGCTTCGTACACAACCACAAATTGATTGCCATCTCTCAACGAGAAGTCACAGGGTTTTACCCTATTTTGACCGACAAGAAGGATGCCATGGGAATGGTAATTCAAGAGTTCTATGAGGACAAAGTAAGTGAAAAGTTCGAGTCTGAAAGTTACACGTTTGATGTTTATGTAA
This genomic window contains:
- the LOC122600809 gene encoding cell division cycle protein 123 homolog, whose product is MKEEEVNRCQIQEWYPKFKSSSVQTLFHELPESFIKYLLDDSGPFLLPLSISNDDALPNRIHKPEEEEDYSISEQQSDNESEPTPQPPSFPELEIQISESIESLGGAIFPKLNWSSPKDSAWISPNGSLKCTSFSEIVLLLKSSDSLVHDLCHAYDSCSDCSITRPTRFFLALRKWYPDLHPEREFRCFVHNHKLIAISQREVTGFYPILTDKKDAMGMVIQEFYEDKVSEKFESESYTFDVYVRKDMAVKLLDFNPWSASTLPLMFTWEELESGELSKDPEFRIVESQMGVRPGLKTAVPYDYLDTSEGSGWDQFLKNADEELRRQTRSAGA
- the LOC122600808 gene encoding G-type lectin S-receptor-like serine/threonine-protein kinase At4g27290 — protein: MFQLCIIVLFYAVCAKALDTINASQTIKDGQTIVSAQQTFELGFFSPKNSTNRYVGIWYKTISYGTVMWVANRNTPLTNTLGELSLTLQGILVIRNASGDVIWSSIRSSLVSLKKKLVAQLLDTGNFIVREETDHGNSIWQSFDYPTDTFVPGMKFGKDLVTGLERNFTSWKTEDDPSLGKYTVWLDIQGYPQMMVLDGPNIRFRAGPWNGVRYSGEPNLRPNSIYKYGFVLDQREMYYHFDLINTSVVTRVVIKHTGSFERLLWIESRQEWIVYLTPQTDNCDRYGLCGSFASCNINNSPACGCLKGFEPKSPDQWSMADWFQGCRRSTPLDCGPREGFRKYSNIKLPDTRWSWFDQSMNLNECERVCKRNCSCTAYTSQNITGGGSGCLLWFGDLMDIKTILENGQDLFIRMPLSELGKSSGVKQVKIIVPVVSVLLFLILSVYIFYRFKRKKLRQRGTLIEDHGNDDGNATSKDDVELPLIDLSILRKATNNFSDDNKLGEGGFGPVYKGVMENGQEVAVKRLSRTSTQGLDEFKNEVITTSKLQHRNLVRLLGCCIKGAESMLVYEYMSNKGLDSFLFDDDRSKVLDWPTRVHIIKGIARGLLYLHQDSRLRIIHRDLKVSNILLDHDMNAKISDFGMARSFGGNQIEANTNRVVGTYGYMAPEYAGDGIFSIKSDVFSFGVLVLEIVSGKRNRGFFHKDHSNNLIGHAWGLHKEGKSLELVAPSLNESINLSEVLRAIHVGLLCVQQRPEDRPTVASAIQMFLSEGELPPPNPPGFFYEKVTTDTGYSNSSTYGTNSTNELTITMLAAR